Below is a genomic region from Deltaproteobacteria bacterium.
CGTGAGCGTTAGATGACACACTACCGACAACCACTGGAAACGAGAACGCATGTTCCCTCCTAACTAGAGTGTTCCTTTATCTGTAGGCGGAAAATGATGCTGAAACAACAGGGGAACAGGGCGATAATTAAAAATGAGGAATGTAGAATGTAAAAAAGACTACAGGCTACAGGCTATAGGGAGAGCATATTGCTCTCTTTCCTCAATTTTTCATTTTGCATTCTTCATTTTTAATTCTTCATTGTTTTCGTACCTATCCGCCGAAGTACGCACATGGATTATCGACTGTCATCGTACGAATCGTCCCTTCGCTAACACCGGCTTTGTTGAGCTGCGGCAGGATATTGCGCATAATGTGCGAGTAGCTCCATTTTGGACTCGCTCTCAGGAAGTCATCCCACGCCTTGGAGGTGCGGCCTAACCAGCAGCCGACGAAGTCATGCGACAACATGATGCGATCGTAACCAACCGCTAACAACCCAATCAGTGAGGCAAGGCGCATCTTGTCACTGGCAATCGTCTCGATACCGAAGCGATCAAACCCAATCCACGCACCACGTTCGAGAATGTCGAAGTAGTAACGCATGTCACCGACACCGCAAGCATGGCCGATCAGCACGCGATTAAAATCGACCCCTTCTTCCTGGAAAACATCTAAGGTCTCGCGTCCGAACGGACCAAGCTCATCGTTATGACACAGGATCGGTGCACCAGTGGCTTTCTGTGCGCGGGCCGCGGCACGGAGACACTTTTCTTCATGCACGCCCATTTTCTTGGCGGTTTCGGTCATGCCCGGAATGCCGCCCGTTGCGGTCTTAATGATGCCAGCTTTGATACCAGTGCTGCCGATCCCATCTTTCAGCTCGCGGACATAGACTTCAGCAATAGAATCAGCATCGAGGCCACGAAAATGCGGCGGAATGCCCAGGGCTTCATTATAGAGACCGGTAGCAACGACAACCTGAACCCCAGACTTCTCAGACACTTCAGCGGTGAACTCTGGATCACGACCCAATTCCATTGGACATGGGTCAACCATCGAGGTGACTCCTAGTGACTTCACTTCTTTCAAGCGATCAACCGCCTTGGCGATTTCAGCTTTGCGATTGAAACCAGCATTATCCAATTCCCAGCCAGGGAATCCGGCAGTGATATGTTCATGAATGAGCGTGAACCCGAGGTCCTTGGGCGCACATGTTCCCGTCGCAGTATTAATGGTCGGCATACGATCTCCTCCTGTTTTCAGAATAGGCAATGTCTAGCTGAGATATTTTAAGAAGTACAGATTGTTGCCATCGGGATCTT
It encodes:
- a CDS encoding phosphotriesterase, with translation MPTINTATGTCAPKDLGFTLIHEHITAGFPGWELDNAGFNRKAEIAKAVDRLKEVKSLGVTSMVDPCPMELGRDPEFTAEVSEKSGVQVVVATGLYNEALGIPPHFRGLDADSIAEVYVRELKDGIGSTGIKAGIIKTATGGIPGMTETAKKMGVHEEKCLRAAARAQKATGAPILCHNDELGPFGRETLDVFQEEGVDFNRVLIGHACGVGDMRYYFDILERGAWIGFDRFGIETIASDKMRLASLIGLLAVGYDRIMLSHDFVGCWLGRTSKAWDDFLRASPKWSYSHIMRNILPQLNKAGVSEGTIRTMTVDNPCAYFGG